Proteins from a single region of Flavobacterium sp. YJ01:
- a CDS encoding RNA methyltransferase translates to MIDLDYLAFLENILTDNRKANFLKVLENRTKHFTVAVEDVYQMHNTSAVMRSCEVFGIQELNVIEQRFGKRIDKEIALGAQKWVDINRFDSVSGCLSDLKGKGYQIIATTPHEKDCMLEDFDITKPSALFFGTEKEGLSKEIMDNADGFLKIPMVGFTESLNISVSAAIIIQSLTNRLRRSDINWKLSEEEILVKRLLWAKNSIKDIKRIEERYYQDNPR, encoded by the coding sequence ATGATTGATTTAGATTACCTCGCATTCTTAGAAAACATATTAACTGATAATAGAAAAGCTAATTTTTTAAAAGTATTAGAAAACAGAACTAAACATTTTACAGTTGCTGTTGAAGATGTTTATCAAATGCATAATACAAGCGCTGTAATGAGAAGCTGTGAAGTTTTTGGAATTCAGGAATTGAATGTAATCGAACAGCGTTTTGGAAAACGTATCGATAAAGAAATTGCTCTTGGCGCTCAAAAATGGGTTGATATTAATAGATTTGATTCGGTTTCAGGTTGTCTTTCTGATTTAAAAGGAAAAGGTTATCAAATTATTGCTACGACACCGCATGAAAAAGATTGCATGTTAGAAGATTTCGATATTACAAAACCCAGCGCTTTATTCTTCGGTACAGAAAAAGAAGGTTTGTCAAAAGAAATTATGGACAATGCAGATGGTTTTTTAAAAATACCGATGGTTGGTTTTACAGAAAGTTTAAATATTTCTGTTTCCGCAGCAATCATAATTCAGAGTTTGACAAACAGGTTAAGAAGATCTGATATTAATTGGAAATTATCTGAAGAAGAAATTTTAGTAAAACGTTTGTTGTGGGCAAAGAATTCTATAAAAGATATTAAAAGAATAGAAGAAAGATATTATCAGGATAATCCGAGATAA